Below is a genomic region from Gigantopelta aegis isolate Gae_Host chromosome 1, Gae_host_genome, whole genome shotgun sequence.
tttaatgacaccaatagagcacattgatttattaatcatcagctactggatgtcaaacatttggtattttgacagtagaattagagaggaaacctgctacattttccattagtagcaagggatcttttatatgcaccatcccacagacaggatagcacataccacagcctttgataaccAGTCGTACTAAAACAAGTATCTTGAGACAGACAAAAAGACAAGAAAGATATATGTGATAAAAGCATATTAAAACatctatattatttaattaaatcactgTTAACTCCACAACTCacaagaaattaaaacaaaaataaaaataaatgtcagcTGAATGACGCACTACTAAAATGGTAGTTCTCAATATGGTAAAGAAAATATTGTCAATGATGAACTGGggtaatatatataactttttcATAGAGCtctgaaaaagtttgttttgtttaacgacagcactagagcacatttatttattaatcatcagctattggatgtcaaacatttggtaattttgacacataatcTCAGAGAGCTatgaagatttatttttaataaaaagtacATCTTACCCTAAATGTTCACGAAGACTTTCTGATATGTCAGAGCTGAGATATTCAGACACGATGCCCCAAGAATATCTCACATACTCATCTGGAAAATAATATAATCACTGTAAATGATATACAAATAGCCTCATTTTAACAAGGTTACCATTTACCCACaactaaaaaaaatagtaatagtGTGTCTCTAATGCCAGTGTCCTCCCCACCTTCCAGCCCTAAAAACTAAACATCCACCCTCCCAGTGAATATTTCTGGCTTACCAACCTTGATCACAATTTTATTAGCTTAAAAAACGGCCATTACACATCCTCAATTGCTGACAGGTTTTACAAACCTgagccctgttccacgaagcgatcttagcaccttaagtttaacgacaccactagagcacattgatttattaatcttcggctattggatgtcaaacacagtTTTGACATAGAgtgttagagagaaaaccttctacattttttcattagtagcaaggaagccttcatatgcaccatcccacagacaggacagcacataccacagcctttgatatacctgtcgtcatgcactggctagaacgataaGTGCATAAGGAagttatacacttaaggtgatcttagtgctaagatcgctgcgtggaacagggccctggttATGATACTAATCGGCAAATGAAAATAGTGTTGGGAATTGATTGGAATTttatcatcgatcatcggttataatcggctGGCACCAACTGACCTACTTTCGATTACATGATCAGTTAGAATTATATtaacataagaaggatttgaatacCCACTGCCGTGTTCACCGGGATCTGGATCCTACAAATGGTACATTTCACCTTTAACAGCtatttaatataactttttatttatgtagacatgaaaataaacactaaccccaacatatttaaatcaattctaGCATCTACATTAGGggtacaattacagttaacattttcctaCACAATCGATTATGAGTTTTAATAATCGATCATCAAATCGGAAGAGCCAAACTGATCAATTTctgattataatcgatcattggaacatcaccagttaaaaaaaatcatgtacAGCATTCCAATGAAGTTGGATAAAATGTAATCGTCGTGAGAACAAATGATGACATTACCTCGACTGATGGACTCTgatttgttacttttaataaatattgagcTCGTTGCACTGGTCAAGTTCATCTTATTTTCTATGATAGCATCAGTCAGGGCTTCCACCTGCAAAAGAAAATGAGAAACTGATAAAGCTGCTCTCTAGTTTTCCCCATGCCAAgccaaatataaacataattacaGATTTATTAAAACCACATAGGTTATGCCTACCGAATAGTAGTAAggtatttagttttttatttcccagacaggacagcacaaaccacaccatttggtataccagttggaAGGAGAAAAAAGATTAACTGTATTCATAAAAGATTCATTCACATGACCGGAACAGGAAGCAGAGGACTCATGGGAAGATTTTGAAGCCAcctcattggctgttgggatgttcggaccagactactatcAATAGGGAAATATGCCATTGtttcaaaaaaagtttgttttgtttaacgataccaacagagcacattgattaaacaatcatcagttattggatgttaaacacttggtaattctgacacgtagtcatcagaggaaacccgctacatttttcctaatgcagcaagggatcttttatatgcactttcccacagacagaaaagcatataccacagcttttgaccagttgtggtgcactggttggaacgagaaaaaactcaattagttgaatggatccaccgaggtggttcgatcctgcgacgcaagcatctcaagcgagcactcaacccactagGCTAAATCCCACCCTCAAAATAGTATGAACAATTACATCTAATTTTTCAGCAACAATCAGTTGTGAATTTTTGGAATCGACCATCACTTAGGTCACCCCAGCCACTGTAGAgtaaagttcaagtttgttttgttcaacggcaccactagagtacattgatttattaatcatcggctattaaaaaaaaggaaggaaatgttttatttaacgacgcactcaacacattttatttacggttatatggcgtcgaacatatagttagggaccacacagatattgaaggaggaaacccgcagtcgccactttatgggctactcttttttgattagcagcaggggatctcttatatgcaccatcccatagataggatagcacaggcctttgacgtaccagtcgtggtgcaccggctggagcgaaaaatcggctattatttggtaattctgatataatcttagagaggaaacctgccacattttcccatcagtagcaaaggatcttttatatgcaccatcccacagacagaacccACAAACTACCAACTGTTGGAATAGGAAATCTTTGTCGCaggtgtattaaattttatattcagtattgtttattttgaacggtatgaataataaattaccTTCAGCCGTAACCATGACAACGTCTTGTCCTTGCTGTATCTGTATGCCTGGATGTCATCGTGACCTGtagttaacaacaacaatatttcAATTAGAATTAGTCATGTCTTACAAAGCATTTCTTGATTCttacaaaataatgaaatatttgtttaatcacaCCCCACGACTAGaggttaaaagttaaagtttcttttgtttaacaacaccactagagcacattgatttattaatcatcagctattggatgtcaaacatttagtaattctgatgtatagtcagagaggaaacctgctacatttttctattagcagcataggatcttttatatgcactttcccacagacaggatatcacataccacggcttttgaccagttgtggtgcactggttggaatgagaaaaaaaaatgttgaatggatccactgatgtggtttgatcctgcgatgcaagcacctcaagcgatcactcaaccgactgagctaaatcccaatCCCATAGAGACTGCGTTACCTTTGACATCTGTAATCTGGTGCAGTTCGTCCAATCCAGAACAAGAATGAAGCCTGATGCATTCTGGGTAATCAGCATCTACCACAATCTGGTCTAATGTCATAAACTTGGCTGTCTGGAAATAAGCAAATAAAGAGATTATGGAAATCACCATTCTAGCAATGCTGGAAATTGGTTGGAATATCATGGGTTATAATCAGTTTGAACCAAATTACCATCTTTTAATCAAGGATTGTCTATTaattcttttatgttcatcgagGTATGAgcaaaaacaaatcatccgcaaactgtgtgaatcggtgaagccgttctcacataagtttgcggatgattttttttttcatacccaatgaacgtaaaagaaataacagacaatacttttaattaaattaaaatcatacttgctaataataacactaaaacttcatacttaattttgaattatatttggtccataaacaataatgctcaataagataacttgcccatataaaatgacgtcatcagatatgatgttccatgacgacgtaatttttgcGTTTgctgagaaatgaacaaactcctgttACTATGTCTGGACCAaagggatgacgttatattgtaatgagtgcatcagaaatttaattatttaatatgcaatcagttaaacagaaaaaaaccaaCTAGGAAGGATTAGAATTTTTAGTGCTAAGCAAACCGCACAAATTTTGCTAATTACCTTTCACCTATTCAATATGATGTTATTCAGTAAAACCCCAAAGCCACAGCAGCTTTCACATGTGTTTACCAATGTTATAGATGAGAATGCCCCATCCCCCAAAATCCTGAGAATTACAGTGGCTTTTCTAGGAAATTGTCTAAAGGATATAAAGTTTAGCaggttataaataataatgtacgGCAGTCAAGTCTCCTAAGGAATACAGGGACCTGCTCCTCCGGAAAATGTTGGAAATATATTGGCCTGAAAGACGATTTCCTGGCAtctgattaaaaaatattaatcattttCTAATTATTCCAAGTTTAAAATCCAGATTGCTGTGTTGGTATGAAACCCGTACTGCTGGGGTGAAACATACCAAATTTTAACAAAACCTGGAACAAAATCGGGCAGTGCAGAAATCCGGAATTCTGGATAAATCTGGATTCTCATCTATGCAATCTAGACTGTAGTACTAATTAACATTAGTTAACATTTCCAGGACAATTGATTAtgtagtgtattttatataatcTATGGTCACACTGATAAACTCAACTGATCCATTTCTAATTATAACTTTCATTTGGATCatagaaattaacaaactggGTGGACCCGGTCTTTGATTGAAgtccccccccacaccccaccccaccccatgcCCAATAACTGGCATAATAAATcagcgtgctctagtggtaacCTGAAtggctaaataaaacaaactacttcaTTAGCTTACATAACTTTACCTGTGCTGCTTTCACAAAGTACGGAAGAACAAGAAATAACGAATCAACAGGAGTTGTAATGATCATTCCACCATctgcaaaacaaattaaagagaGAAAAGTACCATGAtgctatattttgtaatatcttTAAATGGCCAACAGAAAGTCAGAAATAGTAtaaactatactcttcaaaaaaagaaacgcaaaagggtacaaatgggttataactccgattttatgtttcctaccggttcatgctttgtgaatataaggtcattgtatgtcccaaacacattcccacggttacattcgataaaacgcagctactgtacaataaagttccaaaatgtgaatattcgcaaaaacgcagccacgtgcaaaccatgtcaccactgcacgtgcgttgtctgcacgtgcaacatgaacaccgacagtataaaagtgcagggtgttcgcttgcctggcctctgtatctggccgacagttgacaatccaggacatgccacgtctcagtgaaccgcagagaaacaatgccatcggccgactagacgcaggcgaatccagaacggccgttgccagggcattccatgtgtccccaagcaccatctccagactgtgggaccgttaccagcaacatggatcaacacgtgacctccctagatccggtcgaccacgggtcactacccccgggcaggaccgctacatccgggtacgccaccttcgggaacgattgactactgccacctccacagccgcagcaataccaggtttgcacaggatatccgaccagaccgtacggaaccgcctacgtgaggtaggaattcgtgccagacgtccagttcgaggtgtcatcttaacaccacaacaccgtcgactccgactgcagtggtgccagattcatcgacaatggcctcaactgcgatggagacaggtgtggttcagtgacgagtcccgatttctgctccgacgtcatgatggaagatgtcgcgtgtataggcgtcgtggtgaacgttatgcggcaaactgcgtgcaggaagtggacagattcggcgggggtagtgtcatggtgtgggcagccatctcacacactggcagaactgacctggtccacgtgcagggcaacctgaatgcacagggctacattgaccagatcctccggccacacatcgttccagttatggccaacgccaacgcagtgttccaacatgacaacgccaggcctcacacagcacgtctcacaacggctttcctacagaacaacaacattaatgtccttccttggccatcgatatcaccggatttgaacccaattgagcatctatgggacgagttggaccgacgcctccgacagccacagccccagaccctgcccgagctggcagcagccttgcaggccgagtgggccaccatcctccgggacgtcatccgtactctggttgcttcaatgggcaggcggtgccaggcagttgtcaacacacgcggaggccatacccggtattgactccagatgaccttgaccttggtggtgtgtcctatcacttactcacaatggactagagtgaattgtgaacaatcctgcaacatttggtaattatcggactcaccattcaataattaaatcaattctccaaatgttacgacaatgtggttttgcgtttcttcttttgaagagtatataaacagCTTTCGGCACAATTTGCTAGCTCTCTATCTTTCAGCTGAATCCCTCTAAAATGTAGGGAGCTATATGTAGCAAattgtagtgttttccctagaaatttggcaaggcatggtagacaaaaCACTTTGGGGGCAAGTttgaccattttcagggcatattttttgcattaaagacaaaaacaataattgaaataaacataaatgtaattaatgttcttgctttaataaatgaatggcaaaatatataacagagatatttttattaattaataataatttttgttagtgttttatcaaggcaattttagaattaattattgaaaaaggcttttttaatctcagtgcagcatggcactgattaaggcaagatggtgctagactagtgaggcatggtgctgcaccatgctcaAACAAATGAGGGAAAACACTATCATTGTGACGACAGTGATTTATATTTAAACTTTTCCCATTTTGAGATTTTCATATAGTTTAGAGCCTCCATGAGTCCAAAATATGGACTCAAGTACTCAagagtcaaactcgacccagacacGAGTACTCGATACTTACACTAGATTGAttataatgagactaaggaataaagtgaaACAGAATTATACATCTTAATTTCAGTGCTAAACActgatgccaaatcatgccattgtattgcattccaaacattcgacttttgttttcccttcatATCTCATATAATAGCTCTATACTGTAACCGGCGgtaagcatatggcaaaatgatgtttaaaaaatattattaaatgagagtgctcttccttgcatgggtacttgagtcctgtgaatggactcgagtcttgctagactcgatcTGTTCCCGAGTACTCTTGTGGAGACCCTAATACAGTTGTTCAACAATAGTAGATTTGATCTCACCCGTTATGTAGCTTACATTTTAACACAAGATTAATGTTTTGAAGAGAATCTGATTCCTGTAATATTTCAGTAAATGCCAAATATTTGGCAAAAGAATTCAATAAAAACTTGTAAGATCAATCAACAAAAAGACTTGTAAACATTGACATGTAATTCAACATCCACTGCCCAGGCAACATCTATTAAAAAATAGCATTTCCATATCCACATATTTATTAGGCCAAAGAAAATAagtttctggtctctggtcagggTGCATGTCAATTTTTACCCATGTGTGtcaacatttaattaattttttcccTGCGGTATGATGTCGACTTTTACCAGACTTTTCTTGCTATGACGTAAACccgcatttggagccaaaatgacACCGCACATGAACTAGGACATacattctgatttcaatttaaatatgcacCTTATTCTGGTATCAACTATACCCACCGTTTCTGTGCAAtccaagctttaaaaaaaaaaaaaaaaaaattgtgaattaGTTGTTTAGTGATGCATGTATTGTAAAGCTGGATATACCTTGTATAATTTGGTCATCCACGGCCCAGGACCGAAATTCCTCTTTAAACTTGATCAGTTCATACACCTTATTTCCTTTGGCAAACATGAACAATGCTCTTTCATCtaggaaaatacatttaaaaaatcatcaaaaagaaagaatgtatagatttaaaataaatgttcaccaATAATTCTCTACGTACATGTAATGGTGTCCCAGTCAGCGATCAACCATGTTGCTTCACACACTAGTGAAGCAGCAATCACCCACAACTCTCATGAGTCACAACTCCCATGAGTCACAAAACCTACGAGTCACAAAACCTACAAGTCACAACACCCATGAGTTACAACTCCCATGAGTCACAACACCTATGAGTCACAACACCCACGAGTTACAACTGCTACGAGTCACAACTGCTACGAGTCACAACTCCCATGAGTCACACCACCTACGAGTCAACTGCTACGAGTCACAACTCCCATGAGTCACAACACCTACGAGTCACAACACCTACGAGTCACAACTCCAACTAGTCACAACTGCTACATTCACAACTGCTACGAGTTACCTGTTTTGGGATGTCTTAAGGGGCACACCACCGGTTTGATGTCATCGTTTTGGTCTTCTTCCGTCACAGATTCTACAAAATCAACAAATCATTCAGAAATGTTCGCCACAGTTTAAAACATGTATCTAGATGTCTGCAATATACAGGCTCAAATCTGACGGCAATAGCTCCAATATGAATTGTGCTTTACCAAAGGCAGGTTTCTGCCAATGGGTAAATATTATTGGTGTTGGTCAAGAGGGTAATGTTTgctttttaaattgtttgttgCAAACGTTAAGTACTGGATTAAAATTGCCATAAGTGAGCATTTTGTCATATCAAATGCATTTTAAGCCCTGAATATAACAAACTGCTTTAAAATGTCCATCTGTTAAAAAACCTGTATTAATGACACGAGGGCTcaacaaatgttaattttagtttttaaaggcCTCTAAAAGTTGCACAATTTCTTTCTCTTGTTGTTTGTGAGAGTATACTTTTGCTTAAacaggggtcgaaattggctGAAATTTGGTCCAGCAAGCTACAAATTCTGCTGTAACAAATCAGAACCTGCCAGATCAAAACATTATCATAACTTATAAATAACTACCAGTTCAACGGGGCGTCAAGATCTCCCGGCCCACGATCATGTTGGGCGGCAAAAAAACAGTAGGGATGGCAATATTTCAACCActgcataacccattttcttctctgtttttgtttaacgacaccactagagcacattgatttgttaatcatcagctgttggcagggttgaaaattagcagtcgtcCGGTCGCCCATGGTGACCTTTATTCGCTAAGGGCGactaaatatttttagaaaggtagtccgttgggcgaccattgattttagtgtctggcgagtatggtactagttaaaaaagaaacacaccgatactgaatcgaatgtgacaaaagacACCATGTCTATTTTGGCGCGAACTatagatctggcagcagaagacatagaacatatattttgacagcgccaacgtaatgaataaagataaaattcatataaaaatgtattaatttattaagttttaaacccataccgtctcaaataacattttattgggggttaaagtgcagtgtaaattaaaacaaaagttcttcacaaattaccatcaaactgcacaGCTTACCTCTTTTTTGTGATACAAGTTTCAAGGCAATTGATAGAACATctaaggtaatctgaatgacacaacCATAATACAATGTCATGTTCAGGGTCGTATGCACAAGCATAGTCgaatatttggcaaaatagtggatgattccatggatctctatcttGGAGAACAGCCAATCCCTAGGAAATTATTTACTGGGAATTTCACACATCTTGAATCACCACAAAATTTAGTCCATCtctcttgcatcaccacaaagaggactgccactcccaaactagtttactaaagtaCCGTACGCACAGTTCTACCATAGGTCtgtttgtactgcattatcttttacccATTGTtaaaaaatgagatttaatatgtttaatttaatggtactttgtaaagaaagatgtttgtttatactggatttctttttcaatttttttttttttttttgagttagtgtgggtttaaaacttaatgacatgtttttatatgaagttttactttattccttatgAAGTTAAACATCAATTAATTGGTTTTCTTTCACGCAAACGGTTATTATTTAACACACAAGAAACcactttagttttaattttagctgtgcagttaaattccaatgtgataattggatggctagttgaatttgaaaaaggccagtaagatttttcttcaactggccctgctggcgaccttgGTTTTCAAGTTAATTTTCAactctgctattggatgtcaaacatttggtcattttgacagtcatagggaggaaatccactacatcttttcattagtagcaagggatcttttatatgcaccatcccacagacaggatagcacataccacagcctttgatataccagtcatggtgcactggctggaatgagaaatagtccaatgggcccaccgacggggcggtccatctaggatcaattccagtcagtgggctcattgggctacttctcgttccagccagtgcaccatgactggtatatcaaaggctgtggtatgtgctatcctgtctgtgggatggtgcatataaaagatcccttgttactaatgaaaaaatgtagcgggtttcctcctttcttagactatattgtcaaaattaccaaatgtttgacatccaatagccgatgattaataaatcaatgtgctctagtggtgtcgttaaacaaaacaaacttttttttttaaaaaccacacaTGTACCCAATGCCTGTTTCACCTGTGTTTACGTGAATGTAAACGTTTTTTGTCCAGCAgccatgtttttgtcaaatatggtGCCATATAGGATCATGCAGTTCTGTGCAATAAATTTTGAACTGCATAACTTTGACTAGCATGCCAGTGCTAGTGTAGAGATAGTTCTCAATTTGATTCTCTTTAGTTTCTCTGACTGTATGTCTTATATTAATGGG
It encodes:
- the LOC121375414 gene encoding ribonuclease H2 subunit B-like — encoded protein: MQSRRSSKQNGCSPKSSLSSPSQWVFLVDESVTEEDQNDDIKPVVCPLRHPKTDERALFMFAKGNKVYELIKFKEEFRSWAVDDQIIQDGGMIITTPVDSLFLVLPYFVKAAQTAKFMTLDQIVVDADYPECIRLHSCSGLDELHQITDVKGHDDIQAYRYSKDKTLSWLRLKVEALTDAIIENKMNLTSATSSIFIKSNKSESISRDEYVRYSWGIVSEYLSSDISESLREHLGISAAVPEPDTKSVEEPPAKRMKVEIAPTEDYSQSGMAKKSSKDAKMTQAQKKLKKVDKSGMKSLSSFFSPKAKT